In Vigna unguiculata cultivar IT97K-499-35 chromosome 3, ASM411807v1, whole genome shotgun sequence, a single genomic region encodes these proteins:
- the LOC114177755 gene encoding homeobox-leucine zipper protein ATHB-6-like: MKRLGSSDSLGALMTICPTTDEHSPRNNHVYGREFQSMLEGLDDEGCVEEPGHHAEKKRRLSVDQVKALEKNFEVENKLEPDRKVKLAQELGLQPRQVAVWFQNRRARWKTKQLERDYGVLKANYDSLKLNYDTLQQDNEALLKEIKELKSRLLLQEESNTESDVSVKEEMITLQDSNPLCETAIPGSECFNKSDEVLGGFKDGSSDSDSSAILNEENANNNDNSPNNATISSSGVMQSQSFLSSSSPMNCFQFQKQFPQYVKMEEHNFLSADEACNFFSDEQAPTLQWYCSEEWS; encoded by the exons ATGAAGAGACTTGGCAGCTCCGATTCTCTGGGTGCTCTCATGACCATTTGTCCAACAACAG ACGAACACAGTCCGAGGAACAACCACGTGTATGGCAGGGAGTTCCAGTCTATGTTGGAAGGACTAGACGATGAAGGGTGTGTGGAGGAACCAGGACACCACGCGGAGAAGAAACGAAGACTGAGCGTGGATCAGGTGAAGGCTTTGGAGAAGAACTTCGAAGTAGAGAACAAACTGGAACCTGACAGAAAGGTGAAGCTGGCACAAGAACTTGGGTTGCAACCAAGACAAGTTGCGGTTTGGTTCCAAAACCGTCGAGCCAGATGGAAAACAAAGCAATTGGAAAGAGACTATGGAGTCCTCAAAGCCAATTATGATTCCCTCAAACTCAACTACGACACACTCCAACAAGACAACGAAGCCTTGCTCAAAGAG ATAAAGGAATTGAAATCAAGGTTGCTGCTGCAGGAAGAGAGCAACACTGAAAGCGATGTTTCGGTGAAGGAGGAGATGATAACACTGCAAGATAGTAACCCACTTTGTGAAACCGCCATTCCTGGATCCGAATGCTTCAACAAGAGTGATGAGGTTTTAGGGGGTTTCAAAGACGGGTCTTCCGACAGCGACTCCAGCGCGATCTTGAACGAAGAGAATGCCAACAACAACGACAACAGTCCCAACAACGCCACGATTTCATCTTCTGGGGTTATGCAAAGTCAGAGCTTTTTGTCTTCGTCTTCTCCGATGAACTGTTTCCAGTTCCAGAAACAGTTTCCGCAGTACGTGAAGATGGAGGAGCATAATTTTCTGAGCGCGGACGAGGCGTGCAATTTCTTCTCGGATGAACAAGCGCCCACGCTGCAGTGGTACTGTTCAGAGGAGTGGAGTTAA